Proteins encoded together in one Pelosinus sp. IPA-1 window:
- a CDS encoding DUF2292 domain-containing protein has protein sequence MAEFLVNDRNAVTELRRGGSNMGKMSSIKPLSSQVFEIIECFLYTVQYGQLILAIQDGIVVKIEKIEKFIISAKSRDAKSSKVDKPLKKHPLQTKILTELQSIRYGQLVIRLDNGQVEQIEKTEKRRVNELEGLYGDGI, from the coding sequence ATGGCGGAATTTCTTGTAAACGATCGAAATGCAGTGACAGAGTTGAGGCGAGGAGGGTCTAACATGGGGAAGATGAGCTCAATAAAACCGTTATCCTCTCAGGTATTTGAAATTATAGAATGCTTTTTATATACGGTACAGTACGGACAACTCATTTTAGCCATACAAGATGGAATTGTTGTCAAAATAGAAAAAATAGAAAAATTTATAATTTCGGCAAAAAGCCGAGATGCAAAATCTTCAAAAGTAGATAAGCCCTTAAAAAAGCATCCCTTGCAAACTAAAATATTGACTGAATTACAGAGTATCAGGTATGGACAGTTGGTCATTCGTCTTGATAACGGTCAAGTTGAGCAAATTGAAAAAACAGAAAAAAGACGGGTTAATGAACTAGAGGGATTGTATGGAGATGGAATATAA
- a CDS encoding nitrogenase component 1: MSNFIERPRFTCALGGAMATVTALPKGVPILHAPSGCAGNHAWTQAGGCGLQVGGYCGGLSIPGSNVQEKEVVFGGTERLEEQINNTLKVMDGDLYVVLTSCVTDIIGDDVASVVRPLRDKGIDIIHAETGGFKGNSYLGYELVLESLLGTYISKGKTKKGSVNVWGIAPYFDVFWRGNLEGIRNLLRKLDLEVNTFFTIDDSLAGIQQAGSAELNIVVSSVIGEKTAEISREIHGIPYLMTDLPIGPAASDEFLRTVGSALHLDQEFVEKVIVQENLRYYQLLEPMTDCFNDMDLQRYAAVIGDSNYAVSIARFLSEDLGWLPEVVAITDVLDEEKQSFIMARLTSLTSRVTPKIIFADNSTEIAGQVKEHWANQQGKGGKYNNPLTPAFVVGSSLDRPLATDLGAAHLSVSFPVANRAVIDRGYTGYHGGLRLIEDLISTMIINR, translated from the coding sequence ATGAGTAATTTTATTGAACGACCTCGTTTTACCTGTGCATTGGGCGGAGCGATGGCTACAGTGACTGCTTTGCCTAAGGGGGTGCCCATTTTACATGCCCCATCAGGGTGCGCGGGCAATCATGCATGGACACAAGCAGGGGGATGCGGTCTACAGGTAGGAGGCTATTGTGGTGGACTTAGTATACCAGGTTCTAATGTCCAAGAAAAAGAAGTTGTTTTTGGTGGTACGGAACGGTTAGAGGAACAAATCAATAATACGTTAAAGGTCATGGATGGGGATTTGTATGTTGTATTGACCAGTTGTGTTACTGATATCATCGGTGATGATGTTGCTTCCGTTGTTAGGCCGCTGAGAGACAAAGGTATCGATATTATCCATGCTGAGACAGGAGGCTTTAAAGGGAACTCCTATTTGGGATATGAATTAGTATTAGAAAGTTTATTAGGAACATATATTTCAAAAGGTAAGACTAAGAAAGGCAGTGTTAATGTATGGGGGATTGCACCTTACTTTGATGTATTTTGGCGGGGTAATCTAGAAGGAATAAGAAACTTATTGAGAAAATTAGATCTTGAAGTCAATACCTTCTTTACCATCGACGATAGTCTTGCAGGTATTCAACAGGCTGGTTCGGCTGAACTTAATATTGTAGTTTCGAGTGTAATAGGGGAAAAAACAGCTGAAATTAGTCGTGAAATACATGGTATCCCTTATCTAATGACTGACCTTCCTATTGGTCCTGCGGCTAGTGATGAATTTTTACGTACTGTTGGCAGCGCATTACATCTTGACCAGGAATTTGTAGAAAAGGTGATTGTTCAGGAAAATCTACGCTACTATCAGCTACTTGAACCCATGACAGATTGCTTTAATGACATGGATTTGCAGCGATATGCGGCTGTGATTGGCGATTCTAATTATGCAGTATCTATTGCACGTTTTCTCTCTGAGGATTTAGGTTGGCTACCTGAGGTTGTTGCGATTACCGATGTGCTAGATGAAGAGAAACAGTCATTCATCATGGCAAGATTGACCAGTCTCACATCCAGGGTAACTCCTAAGATCATTTTCGCTGATAATAGTACAGAAATAGCAGGGCAAGTAAAAGAGCACTGGGCAAATCAGCAAGGGAAAGGCGGCAAATATAACAATCCATTAACTCCGGCGTTTGTCGTTGGTAGTTCGTTAGATCGTCCTTTAGCTACAGATCTAGGCGCAGCACATTTGAGTGTAAGTTTTCCTGTAGCTAATCGGGCAGTGATTGATCGAGGTTATACAGGTTATCATGGAGGTTTACGCCTTATTGAAGACTTGATTAGCACTATGATTATTAATCGATAA